In Platichthys flesus chromosome 20, fPlaFle2.1, whole genome shotgun sequence, a single genomic region encodes these proteins:
- the rbp4 gene encoding retinol-binding protein 4 gives MLLYAVALSLLAVSWADDCQVSNVQVMQNFDRTKYAGSWYAVGKKDPDGLFLLDNIVANFTITPDSKMTATALGRVIIFGHWEVCAQMFATFEDTPDPAKFRMRYWGIAAALQSGNDEHWVIDTDYENYAIHYSCREVAPDGTCHDSYSFVFSRHPEGLRPQDQQVVIAKKNDICLLGKYRRVSHTGYCDNSENFYRQ, from the exons ATGCTGCTGTACGCCGTGGCCCTCAGCCTCCTGGCTGTGTCCTGGGCAGACGACTGCCAGGTGTCCAACGTCCAGGTCATGCAGAACTTCGACAGGACCAAG TATGCCGGGTCGTGGTACGCCGTGGGGAAGAAGGACCCGGACGGTTTGTTCCTGCTCGACAACATCGTGGCTAATTTCACCATCACACCCGACAGCAAGATGACGGCCACCGCTCTGGGCAGGGTCATCATCTTCGG CCATTGGGAAGTGTGCGCCCAGATGTTCGCCACCTTCGAGGACACCCCCGACCCGGCCAAGTTCAGGATGAGGTACTGGGGAATCGCGGCCGCCCTTCAGAGTGGAA ACGATGAACACTGGGTGATCGACACCGACTACGAGAACTACGCCATCCACTACTCGTGCAGAGAGGTGGCCCCCGACGGCACGTGCCACGACAGCTACTCCTTCGTGTTCTCCCGTCACCCCGAGGGCCTGAGGCCACAGGACCAGCAGGTCGTCATCGCCAAGAAGAACGACATCTGCCTTCTGGGCAAATACAGACGCGTCTCCCACACCG GTTATTGCGACAACAGCGAGAACTTCTACAggcagtga
- the pde6c gene encoding cone cGMP-specific 3',5'-cyclic phosphodiesterase subunit alpha' → MADQGSVEKYLENNPQFAKEYFDKKLRAEALTAAFSTPLDVKDTASFKDINSVQEAALIFELIQELQKVGEVEKPLHKVLQRVALILQADRVSYYMCRSRNGVPELATSLFDVTPTSKYEVNLVHPQGEIVFPLDMGIVGFTAHCKKPQSVADVSKNPKFCDFVDKQTGYKTKCMLTFPLVVEKECLGVVMVLNKIGADKFTPEDEALFHKYMNFTQVIALQHHTTYMFNVESRRSQVLLWSASKVFEELTDIERQFHKALYTVRIYLNCERYSVGLLDMTKEKEFYDEWPVKLGDVEPYKGPKTPDGREVIFYKIIDYLLEGKEEIKVIPGPPADHWALVSGLPTYVAENGFICNMMNVAADDFFTFQKEPVDDTGFVIKNVLSLPIVNKKEEIVGIATFFNRKDGKPFDEHDEQITEALTQFLGWSVLVCDTYDRLNRMEYRKDIAQEMLMYQTKCTPEEMQSILNTKEKFDSEPEDCDQKEMYKLLRATCPVANNVNGEDLYKFSFSDFPVSEHGLIKAGIRMFFELGVVEKFKVPAETLTRWMYTVRKGYRSITYHNWRHGFNVGHTMFCLLQTGKLRKYYSDLDAFAMVAAAFCHDIDHRGTNNLYQTKSQHPLAKLHGSSIMERHHLEYSKTLMAEESLNIFSSLQKRQFETVQHLFDVCIIATDLALYFKKRTMFQNIVNATEPMADEKEAIAYVSNNAIRKEIIMAMMMTGCDLSAITKPWEVQSKVALMVAAEFWEQGDLERTVLDQQPIPMMDRNCAEQLPKMQCGFIDFVCSFVYKEFSRFHKEIQPMFDGLNHNRAQWNAQAEVYNAKMKAIEDKKKALEDEEARKSGDGGKSKTCTIC, encoded by the exons ATGGCAGACCAGGGCAGCGTGGAGAAGTACCTGGAGAACAACCCGCAGTTCGCCAAAGAGTACTTTGACAAGAAGCTGCGCGCCGAGGCCCTGACCGCCGCCTTCTCCACGCCACTGGATGTCAAAGACACCGCTTCCTTCAAGGATATTAACTCCGTGCAGGAGGCCGCCCTCATCTTCGAGCTGATCCAGGAGCTGCAGAAGGTGGGGGAAGTGGAGAAGCCCCTGCACAAGGTGCTGCAGAGGGTCGCCCTGATCCTGCAGGCGGACAGGGTCAGCTATTACATGTGCCGCTCTCGAAACGGAGTACCCGAGCTCGCCACCTCGCTCTTTGACGTGACCCCCACCTCCAAGTACGAGGTCAACCTGGTGCACCCGCAGGGGGAGATCGTGTTCCCCCTGGACATGGGCATCGTCGGGTTCACTGCGCACTGCAAAAAGCCCCAAAGTGTAGCTGACGTCTCAAAG AATCCCAAGTTCTGTGACTTTGTGGACAAGCAGACTGGATACAAGACCAAGTGCATGCTCACGTTCCCTCTCGTGGTGGAGAAGGAATGTCTCGGAGTCGTCATGGTGCTGAACAAAATAGGAGCCGATAAGTTCACCCCCGAGGACGAGGCT CTCTTCCACAAATACATGAACTTCACCCAAGTCATCGCCCTGCAGCACCACACAACCTACATGTTCAACGTGGAGTCCAGGAGGAGCCAG GTGCTGCTCTGGTCGGCCAGTAAAGTGTTTGAGGAGCTGACGGACATTGAGAGACAGTTCCACAAAGCCCTCTACACTGTTAGGATCTATCTAAATTGTGAGCGATACTCGGTGGGCCTGTTGGACATGACCAAAGAGAAG GAATTCTATGATGAATGGCCGGTGAAACTTGGAGACGTGGAACCCTATAAAGGTCCAAAGACACCAGACGGCAGG GAAGTCATCTTTTACAAGATCATTGACTACCTCCTGGAAGGCAAAGAGGAAATCAAAGTCATACC tggtCCACCTGCAGATCACTGGGCTTTAGTCAGCGGACTGCCGACCTACGTGGCAGAGAATGGCTTC ATTTGCAACATGATGAACGTGGCTGCGGACGACTTCTTCACTTTCCAG AAAGAGCCCGTGGACGACACGGGTTTCGTCATCAAGAACGTCCTGTCGCTGCCCATCGTCAACAAGAAGGAAGAGATCGTGGGCATCGCCACTTTCTTCAACCGGAAAGATGGCAAACCGTTTGACGAGCACGATGAACAGATCACAGAG GCCCTGACCCAGTTCCTCGGCTGGTCCGTGCTGGTCTGCGACACCTACGACCGGCTGAACCGAATGGAGTACAGGAAAGACATCGCCCAGGAGATGCTCATGTACCAGACCAAGTGCACCCCCGAAGAGATGCAGTCCATTCTG AACACCAAAGAAAAGTTCGACTCTGAGCCTGAAGACTGCGACCAGAAGGAGATGTACAAACTGTTG AGAGCGACCTGCCCGGTGGCCAACAATGTCAACGGGGAGGATCTGTACAAGTTCTCCTTCAGCGACTTCCCCGTGTCCGAGCACGGCCTCATCAAAGCCGGCATTCGCATGTTCTTCGAGCTCGGAGTGGTCGAGAAGTTTAAAGTCCCTGCGGAG ACGCTGACGAGGTGGATGTACACAGTGAGGAAGGGTTACCGCTCAATCACCTACCACAACTGGAGGCACGGCTTCAACGTGGGCCACACCATGTTCTGCCTGCTCCAG ACAGGGAAGCTGAGGAAGTACTACTCTGATCTAGATGCCTTTGCCATGGTGGCTGCCGCGTTCTGCCACGATATCGACCACAGAGGAACCAACAACCTCTACCAGACCAA GAGTCAACATCCTCTGGCCAAACTTCACGGCTCCTCCATCATGGAGAGGCACCACCTGGAGTACAGCAAGACCCTCATGGCCGAGGAG AGCCTGAACATCTTCAGCAGCCTCCAGAAGCGTCAGTTTGAGACCGTGCAGCACTTGTTTGACGTCTGCATCATCGCCACGGATCTGGCCCTTTACTTCAA GAAGAGAACCATGTTCCAGAACATTGTGAACGCCACCGAGCCGATGGCGGACGAGAAGGAGGCCATAGCCTACGTCTCCAACAACGCCATCAGGAAGGAAATCATCAT GGCCATGATGATGACAGGCTGCGACTTGTCAGCTATCACCAAACCCTGGGAGGTTCAGAGCAAG GTGGCGCTGATGGTCGCTGCTGAGTTCTGGGAACAGGGCGATTTGGAGAGAACTGTTTTGGACCAACAGCCAATC ccCATGATGGACAGAAACTGTGCCGAGCAGCTTCCCAAGATGCAGTGCGGTTTCATCGACTTCGTGTGCTCCTTTGTATACAAG GAGTTCTCCAGGTTTCACAAAGAGATCCAGCCCATGTTTGACGGCCTGAACCACAACAGAGCACAATGGAACGCACAGGCCGAGGTGTACAACGCCAAGATGAAGGCCATCGAGGACAAGAAGAAAGCACTGGAAGACGAGGAAGCCAGgaaat CCGGTGACGGAGGGAAGTCAAAGACCTGCACCATCTGCTGA